The following proteins come from a genomic window of Natronosalvus vescus:
- a CDS encoding DUF1616 domain-containing protein, which produces MVDRRSLWLLLPEPVRRLPADLAAMLVVTALVNVAVFAPVIRETPLRVPLGLAFVLFVPGYVFIAALFPEAGAPPTESTDEASATESDPDAPESTGLLDATSRDGIDGIERVALSFGLSIAIVPLIGLALNFTPWGIRLTPIMVAVTGFVLVSTAVGAWRRWQLPADERFAVPYRAWYRAGRSELFEPETRLDGVLNVLLVLSIVLAISTVAFAILVPPQGEQFSAVYILTEDDDGELVAANYPTEVVHGESAEIVLGVDNHEHRTVEYTVVALEQTVETDGNETIVTEQRELTRFHPQLAHNESWHHTHEFEPTIVGEDVRIMWLLFPDGDVPAEPSADDTEYSVHLWVDVLEADEE; this is translated from the coding sequence ATGGTCGATCGACGGTCGCTCTGGTTGCTCCTCCCCGAGCCGGTTCGGCGCCTCCCGGCGGATCTCGCAGCCATGCTCGTCGTGACCGCGCTGGTCAACGTCGCCGTGTTTGCGCCCGTCATCCGGGAAACGCCACTTCGCGTCCCGCTCGGCCTGGCATTCGTCCTGTTCGTTCCGGGCTACGTCTTCATCGCCGCGCTCTTTCCGGAAGCAGGAGCGCCACCAACCGAGTCGACCGACGAGGCCTCCGCTACGGAATCCGATCCCGACGCCCCCGAAAGCACCGGCCTCCTCGACGCGACCAGCCGGGATGGAATCGACGGCATCGAGCGCGTTGCCCTGTCGTTCGGACTTAGTATCGCCATCGTGCCGCTCATCGGCCTCGCCCTCAACTTCACGCCGTGGGGGATTCGGTTGACGCCGATCATGGTCGCCGTCACCGGGTTCGTCCTGGTTTCGACGGCCGTCGGGGCGTGGCGACGTTGGCAGCTTCCCGCTGACGAACGGTTCGCCGTCCCCTATCGGGCGTGGTATCGAGCCGGGCGCAGCGAACTGTTCGAGCCCGAGACACGCCTCGACGGCGTGTTGAACGTGCTGTTAGTTCTCTCGATCGTCCTCGCGATCAGTACCGTCGCCTTTGCGATTCTCGTCCCCCCACAGGGTGAGCAATTCTCGGCGGTGTACATCCTAACCGAAGACGACGACGGCGAACTCGTCGCCGCGAACTACCCCACGGAGGTCGTCCACGGAGAGAGCGCCGAGATCGTCCTCGGGGTCGATAACCACGAGCATCGGACGGTCGAGTACACGGTCGTTGCCCTCGAGCAAACGGTCGAAACCGACGGCAACGAAACGATCGTCACCGAACAGCGAGAGCTCACTCGCTTCCACCCGCAACTGGCACACAACGAGTCATGGCACCATACCCACGAGTTCGAGCCGACGATCGTCGGTGAGGACGTCCGCATCATGTGGCTGCTCTTTCCCGACGGTGACGTCCCTGCGGAGCCATCGGCCGACGACACGGAGTACTCCGTCCACCTGTGGGTCGACGTCCTCGAGGCCGACGAGGAGTGA